A region from the Acidiferrobacter sp. SPIII_3 genome encodes:
- the dinB gene encoding DNA polymerase IV, translating into MNAPGRRVAHLDMDAFYASVELLRQPQLRGLPVVVGGRRGGGGAAPMALRAYEGRGVVTTSTYEARALGVHSGMSLMRAAREAPDALLLPPNFEAYRHYSALFKRAIVGIAPLMENRGIDEVYIDLTDLDSDSRSLGLRLKGAVHEATGLSCSLGIAANKLLAKIASDLDKPDGLTLLGPEDVARRVWPLSVAKINGIGPKATVRLHDLGIRTIGELAAAEPALLDRAFGARLALWLRESANGVDDRPVVTESATKSVSRETTFERDLDARADRPRLSAVLVELCERLAGDLSRKDLAARTIGIKLRYADFHTVTRDLTVPRPVSASRDILAGARECLRRVALDRRLRLLGVRAGSLSGPSGTAVPGQQGELPFGEDPAGTAGTAITRG; encoded by the coding sequence ATGAATGCGCCTGGCCGTCGCGTCGCACACCTCGACATGGATGCGTTCTACGCATCGGTCGAGTTGTTGCGTCAGCCGCAACTGCGCGGCCTGCCGGTGGTCGTCGGCGGCCGGCGGGGCGGGGGCGGGGCGGCGCCTATGGCGCTACGCGCCTATGAGGGTCGCGGCGTGGTGACGACGTCGACCTACGAGGCCCGGGCACTGGGGGTGCATTCGGGGATGAGCCTCATGCGCGCCGCGCGCGAGGCCCCGGACGCCCTGCTGCTGCCACCGAACTTCGAGGCCTACCGTCATTACTCGGCCCTTTTCAAGAGAGCGATCGTCGGGATCGCGCCGCTCATGGAAAACCGCGGGATCGATGAGGTTTATATTGATCTGACCGATCTCGATTCCGACTCGCGATCCCTGGGACTGCGCTTGAAGGGGGCGGTCCATGAGGCCACCGGGCTTTCGTGCTCGCTCGGGATTGCCGCCAACAAGCTGCTCGCCAAGATCGCCTCCGACCTGGACAAGCCCGACGGCCTGACGCTGCTCGGCCCCGAAGATGTCGCGCGTCGGGTGTGGCCCCTGTCGGTCGCGAAGATCAATGGGATCGGCCCCAAGGCCACGGTCAGGCTCCACGACCTTGGCATCCGTACGATCGGGGAACTGGCGGCGGCCGAGCCGGCCCTCCTCGATCGCGCCTTCGGCGCGCGCCTCGCCCTGTGGCTTCGTGAATCGGCGAATGGCGTGGATGATCGGCCGGTGGTGACCGAGAGTGCCACCAAATCGGTGAGTCGCGAGACGACATTCGAGCGTGACCTCGATGCGCGCGCCGACAGGCCCCGACTGTCGGCGGTCCTCGTCGAATTGTGCGAACGGCTGGCGGGCGATCTATCCAGAAAGGATCTGGCGGCGCGCACCATCGGCATCAAGCTGCGCTACGCCGACTTCCATACCGTGACGCGCGACCTGACGGTGCCACGCCCGGTCAGCGCGTCGCGCGACATCCTGGCCGGGGCCCGGGAGTGCCTGCGCCGTGTCGCGCTCGACCGCCGCTTGCGGTTGCTTGGGGTGCGTGCGGGCTCGCTTTCGGGACCGTCCGGGACGGCCGTGCCCGGTCAGCAAGGGGAGCTGCCTTTCGGGGAGGATCCGGCAGGCACGGCCGGCACCGCCATCACTCGAGGCTGA
- a CDS encoding type II toxin-antitoxin system Phd/YefM family antitoxin: MPEIGAYEAKTHLSEILDRVRKGERFIITKHGQAVAELRSVATQGLEERRAVVARMKAFQATHDLGDISLRELIDAGRKY, from the coding sequence ATGCCCGAAATCGGCGCTTATGAGGCGAAGACGCATTTGTCTGAGATCTTGGATCGGGTGCGCAAAGGGGAGCGGTTCATTATCACCAAGCATGGGCAGGCGGTGGCGGAGTTACGATCGGTGGCGACCCAGGGCTTGGAAGAGCGGCGTGCGGTTGTGGCCCGCATGAAGGCATTTCAGGCCACCCATGACCTAGGGGATATCTCGTTGCGCGAATTAATTGACGCAGGGCGTAAATACTGA
- a CDS encoding UvrD-helicase domain-containing protein encodes MDQPLQILTYTDFDPRGLERAYAKVAEALAQGDFHAAQVKKLRHATYGKLYRARLNDADRLLFSLVKHGEQTALLMLEVIRQHDYASSRFLRGAEVSPDKIQDADPVEARREATPLRYWPKTRTSIHVLDKPLSFDDTQAALFVTPAPLILVGGAGSGKTALLLEKLKTIPGDVLYITHSAYLAEHARELYYAHDFVREGQEAAFLSYRDYLETWRIPEGREASWRDFSAWFARIRQNYKGIDAHQIFEEIRGVITARAEGVLDYEAYKALGVRQSIFAADQRAAAYDVFVRYQSWLKDHRFFDLNLLAHAWKPLVQPCYDFVVIDEVQDLTAIQLSLVLAALRKPGAFVLGGDANQIVHPNFFSWAQIKSLFWADSRLNTGREVQVLTHNFRNGRTVTQVANRLLEIKRQRFGSIDRESNFLVEAVGEQAGAVQVLDDARAGLSALNQQISKSTQYAVLVLREEDKAAARALFTTPLLFSVQEAKGLEYPHIVLYRFLSDHRATFAAICEGVRKDGLGGEALTFRRAKDKGDRSLDAYKFFVNALYVAITRAADSVYLVESDHNHPLLNLLDVQSRAAAPIVVPASSRDEWQKEAHKLELQGKLEQAEAIRANILQTKAPPWPVADARHVGTLIQKVLVERAVGNKGSQQLFEYAAFYDAPELAERLARERQFSLARHFVAQRPRIVKARLASYSRHHFNEIWNDCERYGLEHRTPMNQTPLMAAARAGNVPLVEALLEKGARRDSRDHLGRNAAHIALREAFTDPEFAQTSFPALWGLLAPLGVDLRINDRLVRLEKHQAEYFLFQTLWALIPNAPVDHGLVLGFRRGLLERVWARLPDIIVPPNRKQGPYISGLLARNEINRDYAYNRRLFVRAQQGVYLLQSHLYLRDPDREGEWRHWTQAHNLEFLQEHLPVYRSTFKAVLNLAPRTDTPSPPESNPTLKARDDGPPKEASPPSERDPAMVPQEDGACRERCSPNPDDQQNLPFFEIDEGRSSGDDADA; translated from the coding sequence ATGGACCAACCCTTACAGATCCTCACGTACACGGATTTTGATCCTCGCGGGCTCGAACGCGCCTACGCCAAGGTCGCCGAGGCCTTGGCGCAAGGGGATTTTCACGCCGCCCAAGTCAAGAAGCTTCGCCACGCCACCTACGGGAAGCTCTACCGGGCGCGGCTCAACGATGCCGACCGCCTGCTTTTTTCTCTTGTAAAGCACGGCGAACAGACCGCCCTTCTTATGCTCGAGGTCATACGCCAGCACGATTACGCCTCATCGCGCTTCCTGCGGGGGGCGGAGGTGTCTCCGGACAAGATTCAGGACGCGGACCCTGTCGAGGCGCGACGCGAGGCCACACCCCTGCGCTATTGGCCGAAGACCCGCACAAGCATCCATGTCCTGGATAAACCCCTGTCTTTTGATGATACCCAAGCGGCGCTTTTTGTGACCCCGGCCCCCCTTATCCTGGTCGGGGGCGCCGGCAGCGGCAAGACCGCCTTGCTTTTGGAAAAGCTGAAGACCATTCCGGGCGATGTGCTCTACATTACCCACTCCGCCTATCTCGCGGAGCATGCGCGCGAACTTTACTACGCGCACGATTTCGTGCGCGAGGGACAGGAGGCGGCCTTCCTCTCCTACCGGGATTATCTTGAGACTTGGCGCATTCCGGAGGGACGTGAGGCCAGCTGGCGCGATTTTAGCGCGTGGTTTGCGCGTATTCGCCAAAACTACAAAGGGATCGATGCCCATCAGATCTTTGAGGAGATCCGCGGAGTCATCACGGCGCGAGCCGAAGGGGTGCTTGATTACGAGGCCTACAAGGCGCTTGGTGTCCGCCAGTCCATCTTTGCCGCGGATCAGCGCGCGGCCGCGTACGATGTGTTTGTGCGCTATCAGTCGTGGCTCAAGGACCATCGCTTCTTCGATCTCAATTTGCTGGCCCACGCCTGGAAACCGCTGGTGCAGCCGTGCTATGACTTTGTCGTCATAGACGAGGTCCAGGACCTGACCGCCATTCAGTTGTCGTTGGTCCTCGCGGCGCTGCGCAAGCCCGGCGCTTTCGTGCTCGGGGGCGACGCCAACCAGATCGTGCATCCCAATTTCTTTTCCTGGGCCCAGATAAAAAGCCTGTTCTGGGCGGATTCACGATTGAACACGGGCCGCGAAGTGCAGGTGCTCACGCATAATTTTCGGAATGGTCGCACGGTCACGCAGGTCGCTAATCGGCTCCTCGAAATCAAGCGGCAACGCTTCGGGTCCATTGACCGCGAGAGCAATTTCCTGGTGGAGGCGGTCGGGGAGCAGGCGGGAGCGGTGCAGGTCCTGGATGACGCAAGGGCCGGGCTCTCGGCGCTCAACCAACAAATATCGAAGTCGACGCAGTATGCGGTACTGGTTTTGCGCGAGGAAGACAAGGCGGCGGCGCGGGCGCTCTTTACGACCCCCCTATTGTTCTCCGTCCAGGAGGCCAAGGGCCTGGAGTATCCCCATATCGTGCTTTATCGTTTTCTTTCCGATCATCGCGCGACCTTTGCGGCCATATGCGAAGGGGTCCGCAAGGATGGCCTGGGGGGCGAGGCGTTGACGTTTCGGCGCGCCAAGGACAAGGGGGACCGGTCGCTCGATGCCTACAAGTTTTTCGTAAACGCCCTTTACGTGGCCATTACGCGCGCCGCGGACAGCGTGTATTTGGTGGAATCCGACCACAACCATCCCCTGCTGAATCTGCTGGACGTGCAGAGCCGCGCCGCCGCCCCCATCGTCGTGCCGGCGTCGTCACGCGACGAGTGGCAGAAAGAGGCCCACAAGCTCGAACTGCAAGGAAAACTGGAACAGGCCGAGGCGATTCGCGCAAACATCCTTCAGACAAAAGCGCCGCCCTGGCCGGTCGCCGACGCGCGCCATGTCGGGACACTGATCCAGAAGGTCCTTGTCGAGCGCGCGGTCGGCAACAAAGGGAGCCAGCAACTCTTCGAATACGCCGCCTTCTACGATGCCCCGGAGCTCGCTGAGCGCCTGGCCCGGGAGCGACAGTTCTCCTTGGCCCGCCATTTTGTCGCGCAAAGGCCGCGGATCGTAAAGGCGCGGCTCGCCAGTTATAGCCGGCACCACTTCAATGAAATATGGAATGATTGCGAGCGGTACGGCCTGGAACACCGCACCCCCATGAACCAGACACCCCTCATGGCGGCGGCGCGAGCGGGAAATGTGCCCCTTGTCGAGGCGCTGTTGGAGAAAGGGGCGCGTCGCGACAGTCGCGATCATTTGGGCCGCAACGCCGCGCACATCGCATTACGCGAGGCGTTTACCGATCCGGAGTTTGCGCAAACCAGTTTCCCGGCCCTCTGGGGCCTTCTGGCGCCCCTTGGCGTCGATCTGCGTATCAACGATCGCCTGGTGCGCCTCGAAAAGCACCAAGCCGAGTATTTCCTTTTTCAGACGCTCTGGGCCCTCATCCCCAACGCGCCAGTCGACCATGGTCTGGTCCTCGGTTTCCGGCGCGGACTTTTGGAGCGCGTCTGGGCCAGGTTGCCCGATATCATCGTCCCGCCCAATCGCAAACAAGGCCCCTATATATCCGGCCTGCTCGCCCGAAACGAGATCAACCGGGATTACGCCTATAACCGTCGGCTTTTTGTGCGCGCGCAGCAGGGGGTCTACCTGCTGCAATCCCATCTCTATCTGCGCGATCCCGACCGAGAAGGCGAGTGGCGGCATTGGACGCAGGCCCATAATCTCGAGTTTCTGCAAGAGCATCTCCCGGTCTATCGGTCCACTTTTAAGGCCGTCTTGAACCTGGCCCCACGTACCGACACACCATCGCCCCCGGAGTCGAACCCCACGCTAAAGGCGCGCGATGATGGCCCCCCGAAAGAGGCCAGCCCACCCTCGGAGAGGGACCCCGCGATGGTGCCGCAGGAGGATGGTGCGTGCCGCGAGCGATGCTCGCCCAACCCCGATGATCAGCAGAACCTTCCCTTTTTTGAGATCGACGAAGGCCGTTCATCCGGGGATGACGCGGACGCGTAA
- a CDS encoding nitronate monooxygenase, giving the protein MKCVNDFRLRLAGRELVPIIVGGMGVDISAARLALEAARLGGIGHISDAMVPTVSDRRFKTKFVSEKLRKYKHNVLNNDKTEVRFDLARLAEATALHVGRTMEAKKGPGLIFINCMEKLTMNAPRETLRVRLMAALDAGIDGITLGAGLHLGSLALIEDHPRFRDAQFGIIVSSLRALLLFLRKNARLGRLPDYIVVEGPLAGGHLGFGMDWAQYDLKTIVAEILQYLAQQGLDIPVIPAGGIFTGSDATEFLESGAGAVQVATRFTVTDECGLPEKVKQEYLRAHEDDIEVNLVSPTGYPMRMLKSSPGIGAAIRPNCEAYGYLLDGSGHCAYIDAYEREREARGADTVFSVKDKSCLCTHMRNFAIWTCGHYTYRLKDTTHLLADGSYALLSAEHVFQDYQYSKEHEIRLPEPSDSLQVGPVRRIR; this is encoded by the coding sequence ATGAAATGCGTAAACGACTTCCGCCTCCGTCTTGCCGGACGTGAACTGGTACCCATCATCGTCGGCGGTATGGGCGTCGACATTTCGGCCGCGCGTTTGGCGCTTGAGGCGGCGCGGCTGGGCGGGATCGGGCATATCTCGGACGCCATGGTTCCCACCGTGTCCGACCGCCGATTCAAGACCAAGTTCGTCTCTGAAAAGCTTCGGAAATATAAACACAACGTGCTGAACAACGACAAGACCGAGGTGCGTTTCGATCTCGCGCGTCTCGCGGAGGCCACCGCGCTGCATGTCGGCCGTACCATGGAGGCCAAAAAGGGCCCGGGGCTCATCTTCATAAACTGTATGGAGAAGCTCACCATGAACGCGCCCCGCGAGACCTTACGCGTCCGGCTTATGGCCGCACTGGACGCCGGCATCGACGGGATTACCCTGGGCGCCGGCCTGCACTTGGGGTCACTTGCGCTCATCGAAGATCACCCCCGGTTCCGTGACGCGCAGTTTGGGATAATCGTGTCGTCATTACGGGCGCTTTTGCTATTTTTACGCAAGAATGCCCGCTTGGGACGACTCCCCGACTATATCGTGGTCGAGGGGCCGCTCGCCGGCGGCCACCTTGGTTTCGGCATGGATTGGGCGCAGTACGATCTCAAGACGATCGTCGCGGAAATACTACAATACCTCGCGCAACAAGGGCTCGATATTCCCGTGATCCCCGCCGGGGGAATATTCACGGGTAGCGATGCGACCGAGTTTCTGGAGTCCGGCGCCGGCGCCGTACAGGTAGCGACGCGCTTTACGGTGACAGACGAGTGCGGGCTGCCGGAAAAAGTAAAGCAGGAGTATCTGCGCGCGCATGAGGACGACATCGAGGTCAATCTCGTCTCGCCCACCGGGTACCCCATGCGCATGCTAAAGAGCAGTCCCGGCATAGGGGCGGCGATACGACCGAACTGCGAGGCCTATGGTTATCTGCTCGACGGCTCGGGCCACTGCGCCTACATAGACGCCTATGAGCGTGAACGCGAGGCCCGGGGCGCCGACACGGTTTTCTCGGTAAAGGACAAGAGCTGCCTCTGTACCCACATGCGCAATTTTGCCATATGGACCTGCGGCCATTACACCTACCGCCTCAAGGACACAACCCACCTTCTGGCCGACGGGAGTTACGCGCTGCTTTCGGCAGAACATGTTTTCCAGGATTACCAGTACAGCAAGGAGCATGAGATCCGTCTGCCAGAGCCTTCCGACTCCCTGCAAGTGGGCCCTGTAAGACGCATTCGCTAA
- a CDS encoding RNA-guided endonuclease TnpB family protein, with translation MDEELPTSQALTCKLKLLLDKEQVVAVRRTALAYRNALNHASAVAFANGKMSQGMKLQTLVYQDLRERYGLLSQMACNAPRQVAAAYKTLWERAKSNAAHKAKGWTKRRYKGLDKAPKFTALTVNLNHKRDWSLGKNQTVSISTLNGRIRCRYEGWNRHLDWLEHTADRGITLGAAKLWQDPVSKAWYLLVSVDKALVEKPMDRITTVKGVDLNRRNIAVESNTRGKCRFYHGGHQRHLAEHAASTRSALQAKGTRGAKAVLRKLALRERRLNADTAHCVSKAIAEPHAMVGLEWLKDIRNRTERRRSKNASVKRRKANRKVSSWSFADVQAKTAYKTRLSGGVPIWVDADYTSQGCSICGHTGKENRPNNGLLFVCAHCGHTLHADLVAARNISMRTLLIRQDWVRTGRLSAVPEASGDEAKAARLSRYAELRWSLDASSVLIVGRMAH, from the coding sequence ATGGACGAAGAATTGCCAACCAGCCAGGCGTTGACCTGCAAACTGAAGCTGCTGCTGGACAAGGAGCAGGTCGTCGCGGTCCGGCGCACGGCATTGGCGTACCGTAATGCCCTGAATCACGCATCCGCCGTGGCTTTCGCCAATGGCAAGATGTCGCAGGGCATGAAGCTGCAAACGCTGGTGTACCAGGATTTGCGGGAGCGGTACGGATTGCTCTCCCAAATGGCTTGCAATGCTCCGCGACAAGTGGCGGCGGCCTACAAGACGTTGTGGGAACGCGCCAAATCCAACGCTGCCCATAAAGCGAAGGGCTGGACCAAGCGCCGCTACAAGGGGCTGGACAAAGCGCCGAAATTCACCGCGCTGACCGTGAATCTGAACCACAAACGTGACTGGTCTCTGGGCAAAAACCAGACGGTCAGCATCAGCACTCTGAACGGCAGAATTCGGTGCCGTTACGAAGGCTGGAACCGGCATCTGGACTGGCTGGAGCACACGGCGGATCGGGGAATCACCCTGGGTGCCGCCAAGCTCTGGCAGGACCCGGTCTCCAAAGCGTGGTATCTGCTGGTTTCCGTCGACAAGGCACTGGTCGAAAAGCCGATGGACCGCATCACCACCGTCAAAGGCGTGGATCTGAACCGTCGCAACATTGCGGTGGAATCTAATACACGCGGCAAATGTCGTTTTTATCACGGCGGGCACCAGAGGCATTTGGCCGAACATGCCGCCAGTACACGGAGTGCGCTGCAAGCGAAGGGCACTCGTGGGGCCAAAGCGGTTTTGAGGAAACTGGCGCTGCGAGAAAGACGGCTGAACGCGGATACGGCGCACTGTGTGAGTAAGGCCATTGCGGAGCCACACGCGATGGTGGGTTTGGAGTGGCTGAAGGATATCCGCAATCGTACCGAGCGTCGCCGCTCGAAGAACGCTTCGGTGAAACGGCGCAAGGCCAACCGCAAGGTCAGCAGTTGGAGTTTTGCGGATGTGCAGGCCAAAACCGCGTACAAAACCCGGCTGTCGGGTGGTGTGCCGATTTGGGTGGATGCGGATTACACCAGTCAGGGGTGCTCTATTTGCGGGCACACCGGAAAGGAGAATCGACCCAATAACGGCCTGCTGTTTGTTTGTGCTCATTGTGGTCATACACTCCATGCCGATTTAGTGGCGGCAAGAAACATCAGTATGCGAACGCTCCTCATCCGGCAAGACTGGGTGAGGACGGGGCGATTGTCAGCCGTCCCTGAAGCATCAGGCGATGAAGCCAAAGCCGCGCGTCTTTCGAGATACGCGGAGTTGCGGTGGAGCCTGGATGCAAGCTCCGTCCTCATTGTGGGCCGCATGGCCCATTAG
- a CDS encoding bifunctional diguanylate cyclase/phosphodiesterase, giving the protein MSFRAKIILALVVMNAIFLTVITGTTLQFFAHNGYERLRAHARTDARLLASAAVTGILTHDVGGLQAVVDEILTNPDIGFVRVLDRSGRVLAQGGARQALARPFHEGTMRRSGRSRYFEVDQPVIVAGVRYGTVELGLSVRPLRHRLAEGRLRMTTVALVELLLALLFAFYFGSYLGRRLKVLEDAASKVGEGQLGYQVMVRGRDEISRTLRAFNAMSLRLREASDERQRQDGALKELAATLERRVAQRTQELADANQALQKLALHDPLTGLPNRALFEQELGRLLMESRRTQECFAVMILDLNGFKAINDSRGHDAGDRLLRAVGQRLQGAVRASDVVARFGGDEFALLLPALRGGGAAIAVIAEKVARAVAQPLALGLENVEISASIGVAVFPEDGVDMLLLIRRADAAMYWAKRHAAGFQVYDPMIDVQAAEPDAMPPHERRIHAAMANGEFLLHYQPIVSLIDGAVVAVEALARWEDPERGLISPADFMPTIERSRLMTEFTLHVLDRALDDRVLWAADHPSLPIAINISALDLQDDGFVQRVRDRLAQAGPARLVFELTEGALVSNPDQAASVMEALRDAGIPAALDDYGTGYASIAYLRTLPFDRVKIDRSLIAVIDTNVNEREIVRAIIDVCHCLGYGVVAEGVEHDGLQEILRALHCDYAQGYGIARPMPAAALCDWLAWRAPAGARDEVSLE; this is encoded by the coding sequence ATGTCGTTTCGCGCCAAGATCATCCTCGCCCTGGTCGTCATGAACGCCATCTTCCTGACGGTCATCACCGGGACCACCCTGCAATTCTTTGCCCATAACGGTTATGAGCGCCTGCGTGCCCATGCCCGGACCGACGCGCGCCTGTTGGCCTCGGCCGCCGTCACCGGCATACTGACCCACGATGTCGGCGGCCTGCAGGCCGTGGTCGATGAGATCCTGACGAATCCGGACATCGGCTTCGTGCGTGTCCTGGATCGTAGCGGCCGGGTGCTTGCCCAAGGCGGGGCGCGCCAGGCCCTCGCACGCCCGTTTCACGAGGGCACTATGCGCCGCTCCGGCAGGTCCCGGTATTTCGAAGTCGATCAGCCGGTGATCGTGGCCGGTGTCCGCTATGGGACCGTGGAACTCGGGCTGTCGGTACGGCCCTTGCGCCACAGGCTCGCCGAAGGCCGCCTGCGCATGACCACGGTGGCCCTGGTCGAGCTCCTGTTGGCGCTCCTGTTCGCGTTTTATTTCGGGAGCTACCTAGGCCGGCGCCTTAAAGTCCTGGAGGACGCCGCGAGCAAGGTCGGAGAGGGTCAGCTGGGCTATCAGGTCATGGTGCGCGGGCGCGATGAGATCAGTCGCACGTTGCGCGCGTTCAACGCCATGTCGCTGCGGCTACGCGAGGCGAGCGACGAGCGCCAGCGTCAGGACGGGGCCTTGAAGGAGCTCGCCGCCACCCTCGAGCGGCGCGTGGCGCAACGCACCCAGGAGTTGGCCGACGCCAACCAGGCCCTGCAAAAGCTCGCGCTGCACGACCCCTTGACCGGTCTGCCCAATCGCGCGCTGTTCGAGCAGGAGCTGGGGCGCCTATTGATGGAGAGCCGCAGGACCCAGGAGTGCTTCGCGGTCATGATCCTGGACCTGAATGGCTTCAAGGCAATCAATGATAGCCGGGGGCACGATGCCGGGGATCGGCTGCTGCGCGCCGTCGGTCAGCGCCTACAGGGCGCGGTGCGCGCCTCGGACGTTGTGGCGCGTTTTGGCGGGGACGAATTTGCGCTGTTGTTGCCGGCCCTGCGCGGGGGCGGTGCCGCCATCGCGGTGATTGCCGAGAAGGTGGCGCGCGCAGTGGCGCAGCCCCTGGCCCTGGGGCTTGAGAACGTGGAAATCAGCGCCAGTATCGGCGTTGCCGTCTTTCCCGAGGACGGCGTCGATATGCTATTGCTCATACGCCGTGCCGATGCCGCCATGTATTGGGCCAAGCGCCACGCGGCGGGCTTTCAGGTCTACGACCCGATGATCGATGTCCAGGCCGCCGAGCCCGATGCCATGCCGCCGCACGAGCGACGCATTCACGCGGCGATGGCCAATGGCGAATTTCTGCTTCATTATCAGCCGATCGTCTCACTCATCGATGGCGCCGTGGTGGCCGTCGAGGCCTTGGCGCGCTGGGAGGACCCGGAGCGCGGGCTCATTTCGCCTGCGGACTTCATGCCGACCATCGAGCGTAGCCGGCTCATGACCGAATTTACCCTTCACGTCCTGGATCGTGCCCTCGATGACCGGGTATTATGGGCCGCCGATCACCCATCGCTCCCGATCGCCATCAACATCTCCGCCTTGGATCTGCAGGATGACGGCTTCGTCCAGCGGGTTCGCGACCGCCTGGCGCAGGCCGGACCGGCGCGTCTGGTTTTCGAGTTGACCGAGGGCGCCTTGGTGAGTAACCCCGACCAGGCCGCCTCGGTCATGGAGGCCCTGCGCGACGCCGGCATCCCGGCGGCGCTCGACGACTATGGCACCGGCTATGCCTCGATCGCCTACCTGCGGACCTTGCCATTTGATCGGGTGAAGATCGACCGCTCGCTGATCGCGGTCATCGATACGAATGTCAACGAACGTGAGATCGTGCGTGCCATCATCGACGTCTGCCACTGTCTGGGATACGGCGTGGTCGCGGAAGGCGTGGAACACGACGGCCTCCAGGAGATCCTGCGCGCGTTGCACTGCGACTATGCCCAGGGTTACGGGATCGCGCGACCAATGCCGGCCGCCGCCTTGTGCGACTGGCTCGCCTGGCGGGCGCCGGCGGGCGCGCGCGACGAGGTCAGCCTCGAGTGA
- a CDS encoding restriction endonuclease, producing MTLGGRRRRRKKDLGGLAMAGLLLLEAVRQGANFGDTIVHLTLISAGVFAVALTLAWFVQKQKQDKLRVALLAAGTTNPLQLTPEQYEQFCAALLSHNGWKTRLTRKSGDFGADVIATKEDRVLVIQPFCAGIPAIQGGEGSHRDFLRS from the coding sequence ATGACCCTCGGCGGACGTCGCAGAAGACGAAAAAAGGACCTTGGCGGCTTGGCCATGGCCGGACTGTTGCTCCTCGAAGCCGTGCGACAAGGCGCGAATTTCGGCGATACCATCGTTCACCTGACACTGATATCGGCCGGCGTCTTTGCCGTTGCCCTTACCCTGGCCTGGTTCGTTCAGAAACAAAAGCAAGACAAGCTGCGTGTCGCCCTTCTGGCGGCCGGCACCACCAACCCCTTGCAATTGACCCCCGAACAGTACGAACAATTCTGTGCCGCGCTGCTCTCCCATAACGGCTGGAAGACGCGCCTTACGCGCAAATCGGGAGACTTCGGTGCGGATGTGATTGCCACGAAGGAAGACCGGGTGCTGGTCATTCAACCATTTTGCGCGGGAATCCCCGCCATTCAAGGCGGGGAGGGATCCCACAGGGACTTCCTTCGGTCGTAG
- a CDS encoding phosphate/phosphite/phosphonate ABC transporter substrate-binding protein: MQGFRRNRRGVHAHGRVHLRVALLALAMGVARAHEPVFTVGIVPQRSALTLALTWTPLLRAVGRAAYCHLHFETARNIPTFERRVLAGRYDIAYLNPYQYVVAHRKRRYHAFLADAGHLRSILVVPRGSPVHSLRALAHLSVAFPAPGSLAASILPQALLARYHIPIRPVYVASHGSVYRAVAAGLYAAGGGIVKTFQDFPKAIRDRLRVLWRGPPLPPHPLAVLPGLPKAVLRRLRSAFLGLAGTSQGRRLLASIGVRAFVPADNRDYDPIRARPLAALVAPR; encoded by the coding sequence ATGCAAGGCTTCCGGCGAAACCGGCGAGGGGTGCACGCCCATGGCCGCGTCCACCTGCGGGTCGCGCTGCTAGCTCTCGCCATGGGTGTGGCCCGAGCCCACGAGCCCGTGTTCACGGTCGGGATCGTGCCCCAGCGGTCGGCCCTGACCCTGGCATTGACCTGGACACCCTTGCTGCGCGCCGTGGGACGTGCCGCTTACTGCCATTTGCATTTCGAGACCGCCCGGAATATCCCCACTTTTGAAAGGCGGGTATTGGCGGGGCGCTACGATATCGCCTATCTGAATCCCTACCAGTATGTCGTGGCCCATCGGAAACGCCGCTACCACGCGTTCCTGGCCGACGCCGGCCACTTGCGCTCGATCCTCGTCGTTCCCCGGGGGAGCCCCGTGCATTCGCTGCGCGCGCTCGCGCACCTGTCGGTCGCCTTTCCCGCCCCGGGATCGCTGGCCGCGAGCATCCTGCCCCAGGCGCTTCTCGCGCGCTACCATATCCCGATACGCCCGGTCTATGTCGCCTCCCACGGCTCCGTCTACCGGGCCGTGGCCGCCGGGCTTTATGCGGCCGGCGGCGGCATCGTCAAGACCTTTCAAGATTTTCCGAAGGCGATCCGCGATCGTCTGCGCGTCCTTTGGCGCGGGCCGCCGTTGCCGCCCCACCCGCTGGCGGTCTTGCCGGGCCTGCCCAAGGCCGTGCTGCGGCGCTTGCGGTCGGCGTTTCTGGGCTTGGCCGGTACGTCGCAAGGCCGTCGCCTGCTCGCATCGATCGGTGTCCGCGCCTTCGTGCCCGCCGACAACCGCGACTACGATCCGATCCGCGCGCGGCCTCTTGCGGCCCTCGTGGCCCCTCGTTAA